From Brassica oleracea var. oleracea cultivar TO1000 chromosome C3, BOL, whole genome shotgun sequence, a single genomic window includes:
- the LOC106333555 gene encoding uncharacterized protein LOC106333555 codes for MEKNVPLSKKLWNIVRFVMYMLHKGISKQKLLADFNATLKRGKNLMFHNPRRVPAIAPSQPRKEYEFSCSDTPNYSFPFSMAAFKKKRHNISLFACGNAPPTMDDDTSASRAVLELFNGLGGQERGSNTPALSVEALTALSPYLPAYERSSPSVRPLRVTDSPFPIREDGDVANGHVDKAADEFIKKFYKNLNQQKKMIEFSPY; via the coding sequence ATGGAGAAGAACGTACCATTAAGCAAGAAGCTGTGGAACATCGTACGTTTTGTCATGTACATGTTACACAAAGGCATCTCCAAGCAAAAGCTCCTCGCCGACTTTAACGCCACTCTCAAACGCGGCAAGAATCTCATGTTCCACAACCCACGCCGCGTCCCAGCCATCGCCCCATCACAGCCGCGGAAAGAATACGAGTTTAGCTGCAGCGACACTCCAAACTACTCATTCCCCTTTAGCATGGCCGCCTTCAAGAAGAAGAGACACAACATTAGTCTCTTCGCGTGTGGCAACGCGCCACCGACCATGGACGACGATACCTCTGCCTCCAGAGCCGTACTGGAGCTTTTCAACGGCCTCGGAGGACAAGAACGTGGCAGTAACACGCCGGCTTTGTCCGTCGAGGCTTTGACGGCGTTGTCTCCTTACTTGCCCGCATATGAACGGAGTTCTCCGTCAGTGAGACCTTTACGTGTGACGGACTCACCGTTCCCAATACGGGAAGATGGTGACGTGGCTAACGGACACGTGGACAAAGCGGCGGATGAGTTTATAAAGAAGTTTTACAAGAACTTGAATCAGCAAAAGAAGATGATTGAGTTCTCACCTTATTAA
- the LOC106328512 gene encoding CASP-like protein 3A1, which produces MAKATEQKKNSITVEETKLDIRDVVTTTYDEDNRHGGTRNDVAMVVLRAMCMAVSAVSLLLMVTARETTMTTLYGFEFQLHAVWSLSDSLIYLVVVTSATVIYSSVQLVLSGTRLMRKTPVVPTRTQAWFCFIADQILGCAMVSGGSAALGVTNMNRTGIRHMPIPNFCKSLGFFCDHLAISVVFALLAFLLLAASSILDVLRLSGDC; this is translated from the exons ATGGCGAAAGCAACAGAGCAGAAGAAAAACTCTATAACAGTGGAAGAGACGAAGCTTGACATACGCGATGTGGTCACCACAACATACGACGAGGATAACCGTCACGGAGGCACACGCAATGACGTGGCAATGGTTGTGCTACGAGCCATGTGCATGGCCGTATCGGCTGTGTCTTTGTTGTTAATGGTGACAGCCCGTGAGACTACCATGACAACTCTCTACGGTTTCGAGTTTCAGCTCCACGCCGTTTGGTCTCTCTCAGATTCCCTCAT ATATCTAGTGGTGGTTACATCAGCGACGGTTATTTACTCATCCGTGCAACTGGTTTTAAGTGGGACCAGACTAATGAGAAAAACACCGGTTGTTCCGACAAGAACACAAGCATGGTTTTGTTTCATTGCAGATCAGATACTGGGATGTGCGATGGTGAGTGGAGGATCAGCGGCTTTAGGTGTGACGAATATGAACAGAACAGGAATCAGACACATGCCTATTCCAAATTTCTGCAAGTCTCTCGGTTTCTTCTGTGACCATCTCGCAATCTCCGTCGTCTTCGCCTTGCTCGCGTTTCTCCTCCTCGCAGCTTCTTCTATTCTCGACGTTCTCCGTCTCTCAGGCGACTGCTAG
- the LOC106330260 gene encoding uncharacterized protein LOC106330260, with the protein MAHDTPPVYVSNTRQLQGFLSLKKIEQLHLCVEITENRASEKSKTFLSFSSEAEAEASVVESRDENYSGSYDSYSLENRFDIFDDSDDASSEDDNFSSYGESPTDDKDSPTLPPKKRDQNFSMRGSKGNLEVLSLEMSSIDIAVGQRYDSKDDLERRLKLLTVRYKFDFDVETSTPTSYVVKCWVDGCLWRVCASTLGESKAFFVRIYGSKHTCSCTERSNRPRKATPDILGMLYKNFLGDVGPAVRPMSVGIASTKQFGIKKSHRTLKFAREIDEVTPECGFESLRSYLYMIRRANPSTVTRLQIDELGRFMYVFLAFGASVNGFPFMHKGVVVDGTFLNGKYKGTLLTALAQDGNFQIFPIAFTVVDTENDDLWHWFFTQLKLLIPDDEGLAIISDMYRSIGKAIRNVYPLAARGICTYHLYKNILGQYKGKEAFRLVKKAARCFRKSDFTAIFEEIEAIHPALHGYLQRADVRLWTRVHFPGERYNSMTTNIVKSMNRALSHARGLNIGRVTAARELTVQRIDDHHTEVKYGSSSESLNVVNLVERKCTCQRFEHEKLPCVHAIAAAEYNTVCRIFLCSPYYNSEYLVSAYAESIMPADEAQPVPEIVANQPCLPPYIRQQPGRPNKNRMKSALEVAL; encoded by the exons ATGGCGCACGACACTCCCCCAGTTTACGTGTCCAATACTCGACAATTGCAAGGTTTTCTAAGCCTGAAGAAAATCGAACAACTACATCTCTGTGTGGAGATTACGGAGAACAGAGCAAGCGAGAAGAGTAAAACATTTTTGAGCTTTAGCTCAGAAGCAGAAGCAGAAGCTTCAGTAGTTGAGTCCAGAGACGAAAATTACAGTGGGAGTTACGATAGTTACAGTTTAGAGAA CCGATTTGATATATTCGACGATTCAGACGATGCGTCATCTGAAGATGATAACTTCAGCTCATATGGTGAGTCCCCTACAGATGACAAAGATTCACCAACTCTACCTCCCAAGAAGAGAGATCAGAACTTCTCGATGAGGGGATCTAAAGGGAATTTGGAGGTTCTAAGTTTGGAGATGTCGTCGATAGACATTGCGGTAGGTCAACGATACGATAGTAAAGACGATTTGGAGAGACGACTGAAACTTCTTACAGTGAGGTATAAATTTGATTTTGATGTAGAAACATCAACCCCGACATCATACGTTGTTAAATGTTGGGTTGATGGATGTCTCTGGAGAGTTTGTGCTTCTACCTTAGGAGAATCCAAGGCGTTTTTTGTTCGTATTTACGGTTCGAAGCATACATGTTCCTGCACAGAGCGTTCTAATCGACCTCGAAAAGCAACACCAGATATTTTAGGTATGTTGTACAAGAACTTTCTCGGCGACGTTGGTCCGGCCGTTCGCCCTATGAGCGTCGGAATAGCTAGCACTAAGCAGTTTGGTATAAAG AAATCACACCGGACGCTGAAATTTGCAAGGGAAATCGATGAGGTAACACCTGAGTGTGGGTTTGAAAGCTTGCGCTCTTACTTATACATGATAAGAAGGGCAAATCCGAGTACAGTTACGCGTCTTCAAATCGATGAGCTTGGAAGATTCATGTATGTGTTTCTTGCCTTTGGTGCGAGCGTTAATGGGTTTCCTTTCATGCACAAAGGTGTTGTAGTCGACGGTACGTTTCTCAATGGTAAATACAAAGGGACGCTACTCACAGCACTAGCTCAGGACGGTAACTTCCAGATTTTTCCAATAGCCTTCACAGTGGTTGACACAGAAAATGATGATTTGTGGCATTGGTTTTTTACGCAACTAAAACTTCTGATTCCTGACGACGAGGGTCTTGCGATAATCTCGGACATGTATCGCTCGATAGGGAAAGCAATTAGAAATGTGTATCCGTTGGCTGCTCGGGGAATATGCACCTACCATTTATATAAGAACATATTGGGACAGTACAAAGGAAAAGAAGCATTCCGTTTGGTGAAGAAAGCGGCAAGATGTTTTAGGAAGTCTGACTTTACTGCGATTTTCGAGGAGATTGAAGCGATTCATCCTGCACTCCACGGCTACCTCCAAAGAGCTGATGTCCGCCTGTGGACGCGTGTTCATTTCCCGGGCGAGAGGTACAATTCGATGACTACAAACATAGTGAAATCAATGAACAGAGCATTGTCGCATGCTAGAGGTCTAAACATT GGTCGTGTAACTGCCGCCAGAGAATTGACGGTCCAAAGGATTGATGATCATCACACTGAAGTTAAATATGGATCTTCTAGCGAGTCTTTGAATGTTGTTAATTTGGTAGAGCGAAAGTGCACATGTCAGCGTTTCGAACACGAGAAATTACCATGTGTACACGCAATCGCAGCTGCGGAGTACAACACTGTTTGTCGTATATTCCTGTGCAGTCCGTACTATAACAGTGAATATTTGGTGAGCGCATACGCCGAATCTATCATGCCGGCTGACGAAGCGCAACCTGTTCCAGAAATCGTGGCAAACCAACCGTGCTTGCCCCCGTATATTCGTCAACAACCAGGAAGACCTAATAAAAATAGGATGAAATCTGCTTTAGAAGTTGCACTGTAA
- the LOC106330262 gene encoding uncharacterized protein LOC106330262 yields MDDAEVKSRDFPPRLYLEGSSNLDELVNSPIGVVARLAERESMWSGRTVHYLLCRQLQAIKKEIWCLVADEAIRFSLLEFGEITGLNTGPLLTEKFDPGQYNEFWGELKVPLGMGPKLDELKVRVRRMVFKDSIEEMFPIWPGEDDDPQLGNAKGKGKGNEKKRMKGGVSSEAEPPTKKQKKVKTHNESEADAAGKGSSENEGSKELELENKATLTTIMNTLDIISGKIDQVDSRLEAYELDRNRSLMDQKAIEDRVNYLLEERLKDLGIGAGRCCVCTAFKRKEKAEAKEKAVENKKKEAEAKKNVAEAKKKEAELKKKQEAELKKQNQAGSKYKKVTPPRDGVRRCKVQPDVEDSSLADITDEVVTEQNEFTPESDVENSEVVRSAIIKEYQEKSVRLTPKGLSMTAVSSSLVFPKVGHDGTTCMRKNVTPSSAIYDPLAPVDPALLEKLMQHIKAIPPKPPAPPGKKEVLIADHESDFYSILIHERPWPEDEYGWVFDNHVVAYMNVLIKRSMREPTPFWSKRIAFVEVWWQSFLIHDYGQFKMKPTMFLFKGNGYEDMINGRIPDHCRTNLKW; encoded by the exons ATGGATGATGCTGAAGTTAAATCAAGGGATTTCCCACCAAGACTTTACCTTGAAGGGTCTTCTAACCTAGATG AACTGGTGAACTCTCCCATTGGAGTAGTTGCTAGGCTAGCTGAACGCGAAAGCATGTGGTCTGGTAGGACCGTGCACTATCTACTGTGTAGACAGCTGCAAGCTATAAAGAAGGAGATATGGTGTCTCGTGGCTGATGAGGCTATCAGGTTTAGCTTGCTCGAGTTTGGTGAGATCACTGGGCTAAACACAGGTCCATTGCTAACAGAAAAATTTGATCCTGGTCAATACAACGAGTTTTGGGGGGAGTTGAAGGTGCCGCTTGGGATGGGACCAAAGTTAGATGAACTGAAG GTGCGTGTGAGGAGAATGGTTTTCAAGGACTCAATTGAAGAGATGTTTCCTATTTGGCCGGGTGAAGATGATGACCCACAACTT GGGAATGCAAAGGGGAAGGGGAAGGGGAATGAGAAGAAGAGAATGAAGGGTGGAGTTTCGTCAGAAGCTGAGCCACCCACTAAGAAGCAGAAGAAAGTTAAGACACATAATGAGTCTGAAGCTGATGCAGCGGGAAAGGGTTCTAGCGAGAATGAAGGTAGCAAAGAGTTGGAGTTGGAGAACAAAGCGACTCTAACGACCATTATGAATACTCTGGATATTATTTCTGGAAAAATTGATCAGGTTGACTCACGGTTGGAAGCTTACGAGTTAGACCGGAACAGGTCATTGATGGACCAAAAGGCCATTGAAGACAGAGTGAATTATTTACTGGAGGAGCGTCTGAAAGATCTGGGGATTGG TGCAGGCAGATGCTGCGTTTGCACTGCGTTTAAGAGGAAGGAGAAGGCTGAGGCTAAGGAAAAAGCTGTTGAGAATAAGAAAAAAGAGGCTGAAGCTAAGAAAAATGTGGCTGAGGCTAAGAAAAAAGAGGCTGAGTTAAAGAAGAAACAAGAGGCTGAGCTAAAGAAGCAAAACCAGGCTGGGTCAAAGTACAAAAAGGTGACTCCACCGCGTGACGGTGTAAGAAGATGCAAGGTGCAACCTGATGTAGAGGATAGTTCATTGGCTGATATAACTGACGAAGTTGTTACAGAACAGAACGAATTCACGCCGGAGTCTGATGTCGAGAATTCTGAAGTGGTTAGATCTGCCATAATTAAGGAGTACCAGGAGAAAAGTGTTCGGTTAACTCCAAAAGGGTTGTCAATGACGGCAGTTTCTTCATCATTAGTTTTTCCGAAGGTAGGACATGATGGAACTACGTGCATGAGGAAGAATGTTACTCCTTCATCAGCAATATATGACCCTCTAGCACCTGTTGATCCGGCGCTATTGGAGAAACTTATGCAACACATCAAGGCAATTCCACCCAAACCACCAGCACCACCAGGTAAAAAAGAAGTACTAATAGCTGATCATGAGAGTGACTTTTACAGCATACTCATCCATGAGAGACCGTGGCCGGAGGATGAGTATGGATGGGTGTTTGATAAT CATGTCGTGGCGTATATGAACGTCCTCATTAAAAGGTCCATGCGAGAGCCCACTCCATTCTGGTCCAAGCGGATTGCCTTCGTTGAGGTTTGGTGGCAAAGTTTTTTGATTCACGATTACGGTCAGTTCAAGATGAAACCCACAATGTTCTTGTTCAAAGGCAATGGTTATGAAGATATGATAAATGGTAGGATTCCCGATCATTGTCGAACAAACTTGAAGTGGTAA
- the LOC106328511 gene encoding aquaporin TIP2-1-like gives MGMPKTIIFFIKQNKTFTLFHSSSKTMAGIAFGSFDDSFSLASLKAYLAEFISTLLFVFAGVGSAIAYGKLTSDAALDTSGLVAIAVCHGFALFVAVAIGANISGGHVNPAVTFGLALGGQITLITGLFYWIAQLLGSTAACFLLKFVTGGLAVPTHSVAAGLGAIEGVVMEIIITFALVYTVYATAADPKKGSLGTIAPLAIGLIVGANILAAGPFSGGSMNPARSFGPAVAAGDFSGHWVYWVGPLIGGGLAGLIYGNVFMSSSEHVPLASDF, from the exons ATGGGCATGCCAAAGACTATCATCTTCTTCATAAAGCAAAATAAAACTTTCACACTTTTTCATTCTTCATCTAAAACAATGGCAGGAATTGCTTTTGGTTCTTTTGATGATTCTTTCAGCTTGGCTTCTCTCAAAGCATACCTCGCCGAGTTCATCTCCACTTTGCTCTTTGTTTTCGCTGGTGTTGGTTCCGCCATTGCCTACG GGAAGCTGACGTCGGATGCGGCTCTTGATACCTCGGGGCTTGTTGCCATCGCTGTGTGCCATGGTTTCGCCCTCTTCGTGGCGGTTGCAATCGGAGCCAACATCTCCGGTGGCCATGTGAACCCAGCCGTCACTTTTGGACTTGCTCTCGGTGGTCAAATCACACTCATCACCGGACTTTTCTACTGGATTGCTCAGCTTCTCGGCTCCACCGCCGCTTGCTTCCTTCTTAAGTTCGTCACCGGTGGATTG GCGGTTCCAACTCACAGCGTTGCGGCTGGACTAGGAGCGATAGAAGGAGTAGTGATGGAGATCATTATCACCTTCGCTTTGGTCTACACTGTCTACGCCACCGCCGCTGATCCCAAGAAAGGTTCTCTTGGAACCATCGCTCCTCTAGCCATTGGTCTCATTGTTGGTGCCAACATCCTCGCTGCTGGTCCATTCTCCGGTGGATCCATGAACCCAGCACGTTCATTTGGACCAGCTGTTGCAGCTGGAGACTTCTCTGGTCACTGGGTCTACTGGGTGGGACCACTCATCGGTGGTGGACTCGCTGGACTTATCTACGGAAATGTTTTCATGTCATCTTCCGAACATGTGCCTCTTGCATCTGACTTCTAA
- the LOC106330261 gene encoding uncharacterized protein At4g04775-like, producing the protein MSSSSCVSRNSHKRRLNAERGTPKQCWCGEPCYISTSGTFTNPGRLYYCCGKRHLFKWAHDCLVEEVDDINSLISGMNKDISEFRLNVAQLEKEIEVMKTASEGKGEECMSQGRCLRNVFVCGVGMSLLCYYYYFV; encoded by the exons ATGTCTTCTTCATCCTGCGTTTCAAGAAATTCTCACAAACGCCGTTTGAACGCGGAAAGAGGAACGCCGAAACAGTGTTGGTGTGGTGAACCCTGTTACATTTCTACATCTGGAACCTTTACAAATCCAGGAAGATTGTACTATTGCTGCGGAAAA AGACATTTATTCAAATGGGCGCATGATTGTTTGGTTGAAGAGGTTGATGATATTAACTCACTGATAAGTGGCATGAACAAAGACATCTCGGAATTCAGACTTAACGTTGCTCAGTTGGAGAAAGAGATTGAAGTAATGAAGACGGCGTCTGAGGGAAAAGGAGAAGAATGTATGAGTCAGGGTCGGTGTTTGAGGAATGTGTTTGTTTGTGGGGTTGGAATGTCGTTACTTTGCTACTACTACTACTTTGTTTAG